The following nucleotide sequence is from Sphingomonas panacisoli.
ATAGCCTTATCTGATCTAGAGTTTCGCCCCGATGGGGCGGGCGCCTGCCGCGGGCTGCCGCACGGGGCGCTGCCCCGGCGTAGGAAGGGATTGGTCAGATGGCCGTCGTCTCGACATTGCGGATGATCCGGCGGCGCGCGTCACGACGCATGATCGCGGACCTGCCGCTCGATCTCCAGGACATGGAGCTCGACGATCCGCTGACGCTGTTGGTGGGCAGGGTGAAGATCCCGTTGGAAAAGTGGCAAGCGAGCGAGAAGGGCAAACCGCCGGCGGCGCGGCGCCCTTGGTTCGGGATCCCGGCGTCGCCGCACTCATCTCGGCTCCGTTCTTCGGACGGCCTCGAATCCTTGCACTTCGCGATCAATCCAACCCGCGAACGCAGCGCCGGCGGCTTCGATCGATATTCCACCGACAAAGAAGAAGCCAAGGCGATATCACTCGGCGACCTTGGGCCTGCTGCGTCGTTCGACGTGTATGCGCTCGGCCATGGCACCGACCAGCAGCTCGAACCGTCGCTATCCATGGTGACAACGCTCGATCTCGATCCTGACGTGCGACAGCGTCAATGGGACGAGATCGAGCAGTTCGAGCGGAGCCTGCGTCGCAACGTCCTGCCGGGCCCGCCGCGTATCAACCTCCGATACGAGCGTCATGCCCATCTGCTGCTCGATGCTGCAGGGCGGCCCGACTGTCCTAGCGGCCTGCGGTCGGTAATCCTCGCCGAGCGCGATCGCGTCGCCCGAGGCGAGGAGCTTCCAGCCCGCCTGATCCAGAACGGCGTGCCATGGATCAGCGACGATGCGCCGCGAGGGATGAACTGGCTCAAGAATTTGCCCTCGTGGCAGCAGATCAACGACAAAAGTTCACCTTGCGCCAAACTATCGCCCGGACGCGGTGTGGTTACGGTGATCGCGGGTGAACTCGAACTGCCGTCCTGTTTTGATGCACAGGGCTGCTCGGCGGTCCTCAATGGCTTCAACGAACATGTTCAGGGCCTGTTGCCGACGCCTGTCCCGGAAGATCCTGATCGCACCGTCGTCATACCGTTCCTGGGGGTGAAGCATCGTCCGGGTCAGCTCAACGATGATCGCAATACCCATCTTCATTTTCAGATCGCGACGCGGGGGCTCAGGATCAGCGAGGGTGGCGAGCTGATCTTCGACGAGCATAAGGTGCCCGAGTTGACGGCGAACGGCGCGATCTACAAGTTGCGGACGGCGGCTGCACACTTGATCAACGTGGAGCTCGAGCGCCTCGGCGCCGATTATCGCCTGAGCCCGAAAACCTACGCCGAGCTCGGGATCGAAGCGGCTACGCAAGTGAAGTTGCACGGCAAACAAACCGTGCTGGAGCGCGCCGGCGTACCCACCGGCCCGGGCATCGACAACGTCGCCGAAGGCTGGCGGCGAGAATTCGCAAAGGCGCAGGCCGAGCACGACGCCGCGATCGGCTTGCTCGATACGCGTGATACCGATGCCCGCGATCGGATCGCACGATTGCGCGACGTAGCGGCGCGCGAGCAGCAGGAGCGGGAGCGAGCTCTCGCGTACGACGAGGCCCTCCGCGCGCTGACGCTCCAGGCGGAGGCTGCCGAGATCCGCATTCACATCGCGATGGCGCGCAGCAGACCTGAGCTGACGGTGAAATTTGCTCGGGGCTATGCCGACAAGGCTCGCCGTGACGGCCGTGACACTTGGGATAGCGAGATCTGGGGCGCCCGCGATGCGGCCGCGCTCGACCACCTCGCCACGCTCGACGCTGACCTCGCGATTGAACGACGAGCAATCGAAGACCGCGAAGCCGAGGCCACGCGTCTTCAGGCGCGTGCCGATGGCAGATACAAACAAATCGAGCGTGATGAGCAGCTTATCGTTCGGCCGGCTTCGACGGCTGTTCATCCCGCTCGCGCGGTCACACTCATCGCCGATCGCGGCCTCTATCTCTCCCGCCTGCGCGATGGGTTGGGCGTGCGGCCGGAACACGACCCGGACGGCTTGGTGCGCGGTGTCGATCTGAGCGGGCAGGCCAAGCGGCTCGAAGGTATTCGCGCTAGCCAGGAACGCGAATTGACCCAGTTGCGCGCGCGGGTTCGCAAGCACGGGCTGGATAGCCTGACCGACGACGCCCTGCACGACAGCACCGAATGGTTACGGGCCGCCGCCCGAAGATGGCGTAGCACGGCCATTCTGAAACAGATGGTTGCCGCCGATCGCGGCATGGCACGACCCCATGCCCAGTTGGTGCAAGACGATATCGAATGGTTGCCGTTCGATCCGGTCCGCGGTGCGCCGAGGACGCTTGGCGATCTCACCCGGGAAGAGCGGGCCAATCTTCCAATCGAGTTCGCACCGGAGCCCATCGCCCCGCCGCAACCGGCAGCGGCAAAGAAAGAGCCTGTCGAGCAACGGTCCGCCGAACCCCGCTCGATATTCACCGAAGAGGAGCGTCGCGTTCTGCGTCAGCGGATGAAGGATCAGGCTCGCGAAAGAACTCGTATCGACGCGGCCATCCAGCATGCGATCGAAAAGCGCGCCGGCGATGGGCGGTCGCTGACCCCGCACGGCGCGCGCCTTTTGGCGCGGCTGCGTGACGGGTTCGACCCGACCCGCGTCGATCGCCACATCGGTATCACTGGCCGCACGCTTGATCAGCGCGACGCCGAAGAGATCGTGCTGCTCCTGCGTAACCCGGTGTTCGCCGAGCGTGCAGAGAGTGTCCGCAATGGTGATGCCGCAGTGCTTCGCCTTATCGATGAAACGCTGCGCGATCATCCGGTGATCGACAAGCTTGGCCGAGTTACCGTCGTCAACGGCAAGCTTGTGTTCGACAATCCAGCAATCGTCGGCGCTTCGCTTCACGCGCCCGCCGACCTGGCGCGCCAGGCGCTTGATCGGCTGGGTGACCAAATGCCGCGCATCTCCCGTCACAAGGGCGTGTTTGGCATACACGATCGTGAAATGATCGAGCATTGCGGCGACAACTATATCGGCTTGCTCGACCTGCAGATCCAATGCCGGTTGAAGGCGATCTGGCGCGTCCAGCGCGAAGAAGAGCGGGCGCTTCTGCGTCGCGTCGGGCGCGGCGAGGTCAAGGCCGTGGCTCGGCTGGCTCCGGGAAGTGATCAGTCAGTCGCCCGGGACGAGGTCAGGGGGGCGACGGACGTTGAACATCGGGTCGCGGATCGCCATTGGGCGGATCCTAGCTGGTACGTGGCGTGTCGCCTCGCATCGGTGGCGCCGAGAAATATTCTCCCTCCGCGGCACGCCGATCCGGTCTTGAATGCGACCTTGCGTGCCGTCGATGATCGGGCCCGACCCGGTGTGCTCGATCAGCTTATTCTTCGACTGCGCGCTATTCGGCCGGCTCCGACGCTTGACGAGCTGAACAGTCGCGATCGGTACACTATCGACGACCTGCTGAGCGGTCGGCGAAATCGCTACCGCTTCATCCAGCGAGATCGCGAAGGCAGACAACGGACGCCGGACGGGGTGCAGCGTGATATTGGTCGATTGAGTGATTGAGCACTGGCAGCATTGCGCCCCAATTCCAGTCACTCAACGAGGTGTTGAGCCGACCCGAAAGCTGCCATCCGCAGATGATCGCACGTCGATACCGCGAAATGTGACGTCCACTCCTGATTGACCGTTTTCGTTTTGATCAACATCAATCTAAAAGTTCTCAGCGCGACGTTTTCATCCAAGCACCATCGCGTGACGCTGATAAAGCTCGGGAAAGGTTGAAGGAGGGAACATGCGCATCGCCGCCGTTATCTTTTTCGCTGCCTGCGCGACCGGTTGTAGTGGCGGCGGTATTACGGGAGGCTCGCAAAAAGCAAGCGATTGGGCACTCGATGCCTGCAAGACGTTCCCGAAGGAAGCGGCAGGCAAAGCCGCAGGGGTTGCAATCGCGAACGCAGAAACAGCGGGTCAGACGGGCAGCAGCGACACGCTCGTGTCGAATTGCACTTATTCGAGTGCCGACGGCAAAACCAACTTCGGTGTCTTGTTGCGACAAGAGAAAACCGGCGGACAGACGGTCGACGCGCAGATCGCAGACATGAAATCGCGGCCTGACATGACCGGCCCGTCCGAAGATGTCGCGATGCCGAAGGGCAAGGCGGTTTGGGCGGCGAAGATGCATACTTTGTCGTACGTGCCCGCCACTGGTCGGATGATCGTCGTCACGCCGCCGGGCGCCTTCTCGTTCGGCGGCGCGACACCAAATGACGGCGACCTAAAAGCCAAGGCCATCTCGATCGCGATTGCCGTCGAGGGGTGAGGGGTTTTTACCAGTTAAATTCGGGGGAGTTTTGATGATGCTACGCCGCTTCGCGTTAGCTGTTACTCTGTCGTTGTCAGGGGCGGCGTTCGCCGCCGCTACGCCGGACAAGCCGATGTTCGGCAGGTTCGGGATAGACACGACGGCAAACGATCCAACGATCGCGCCAGGAGATGACTTTCCAAGCTACGTAAATGGCAAATGGTATGCGACGGCAACTATCCCCGCCGATCGTTCTTGGTATAGCGAGAGCCTGCGGATCAACGATGACACGATGCTGCGCGTGCGTGCGATAGACGAAGCGGCGGGGTCGTCTCCCAAGTCCGACAGCGAGCGCAAGGTCGGCGATTATTATGCCAGCTACTTGGACGAGGCCGCGATCGAAGCGAAAGGCAAGTCGCCGCTCTCGCCTGAGTTGGCGCTGGTCGCCGCGGTCAATAACCCGCGCGAGCTTGCCGCGACGATGGCGCGTCTGGAGCGTAGCATGGCGCCGGCGACGTTCGGCCAACCGCAATCGGCGTTTCCCATCGCCCCCGGTGTTGGACCCGACCTAAAAGACCCATCTCGGCACATCTCCGGGTTTGATCAAGGCGGCCTCGGACTGCCGGATAAGAGCTACTACACTAGTACCGACCCCGACATTGTGAAGATGCGTTCCGCGTATCGCGACTATGCGATCGCGATGTTCCATCTTGCCGGATGGACTGACGACCCGGCGAGGGTCGATCGCGTGATCACGCTGGAAGGTAGAATTGCCGCAAGTCAGTGGGATCGTGCCGCGACCCGCGATGTCGCCAAGACCTATAATCTGATGACATTGCCGCAACTCGAGGCAGCCGCGCCCGGATTTGACTGGGCGACCTATCTCAAAGAGGCCAAGCTGGGAGGGCGGTCGAATTATGTCGTGAGCGAGCCATCGGCCATGGCCGGCTTCGCCAAGCTCGTGCCTAATACCCCCATCGAAACCTGGCGGGATTATCTGGCGCTTCGGGTAATCGGCAACGCCGCCCCGATGCTGTCCAAAGCGTTTGTGGACGCCGACTTTGCCTATCACGGCAAGGCGCTCAGCGGCACGCCGCAGCTTCGCGCGCGGTGGAAGCGCGCCGTCGCGTTCACGAACGTCGCGCTGGGTGACGCCGTCGGCAAGGTTTATGCCGCGCAGTATTTCCCGGCCAGCTCCAAAGCCGCGATGCTGACGATGGTCGATCAGCTGCGCACGGCAATGGCGGCGCGGATCGATCGCCTCGACTGGATGGCGCCGCAGACCAAATTACGAGCAGAGAAGAAGCTCGCGAACTTACTCATCCAGGTCGGATATCCCGATCACTGGCGCGAATATTCGGGCTTCACCGTGGTTCGCGGCGACGCTTACGGAAACTACGTCCGCGCAGCGCAGTTCGAATATGACCGGTGGATCGGCAAGTTAGACAAGCCCGTAGACCGTGGCGAATGGAGCATCACGGCGACGCCGCAGACGGTCAATGCCTTCAACGCCGGCGCGCAAGTCAAGCTCATCTTCCCCGCAGCATTTCTTGCGCCGCCGCATTTCGACCCAAACGCCGATCCCGCCGTCAATTATGGATCGATCGGTGCGGTGATCGGGCACGAGATCACACACAGCTTCGACGACCAGGGCGCCAAGCTCGATGAGAACGGACGATTGTCCGACTGGTGGACGCCCGCTGACGTGAAAGCGTTCGAGGCGGCTACAGGAAAGCTCGCGGCCGAATTCGATGCCTATGTACCCGCGCCAGGTATGCACATTAACGGCCGGCTGACGCTCGGCGAGACTACCGCCGACCTAGGCGGTCTGCTGGTCGCGCTGGACGCCTATCATGCCAGCCTGGGCGGAAAGCCCGCACCGATTCTTGGTGGCCTGACAGGCGATCAGCGGTTTTTCATGAGCTTCGCGCAGACCTGGCGCGAACTTCAGCGTCCAGAAGACCTGCGCGATCAGGTCACCAACGATCCACATCCGCCGGGCCGCTACCGCGCCATGACGGTGCGCAATGTCGATGCCTGGTATGCAGCGTTTGGGATTAAGTCTGGAAAGATGGCGTTGGCGCCCGCTGATCGCGTGAAAATTTGGTGACCAGTCCGTCGTTGAGTTTGATGGGAGAAAGCGCTTGAAACGGTATTACGTAGCGATTGCTGCTGCCCTTCTTGCCGCGGGGCCGGCGAGCGCAGACGATGAGGCGTCGATGAAGCTGCTCGCGGCGGCGGTCGCGTCACTGCCATTACCTACCGCTACGGTGCAATATGGTGATGACGCGTTGCGCAGCGGCACCGTCCGGCTGCCGGCGAGCAAGGGGCCGTTTCCCGTCGCGGTTCTTATCCACGGCGGCTGCTGGACGCGAGGTTACGCTACCCGCAAGTCGTTCGAGCCGCTAGCCGATGCCCTGGCCAAGCGCGGGATCGCGGTGTGGAATATCGAATACAGTCAGATCGGCGATCCCGGGGCCGGCTGGCCGGGCACGTTTCAGGATGTGGCAAAGGCGATCGACTATCTACCGGTTCTGGCCAAGAAATATTCGTTCGATCTTAAGCGGATCACCTTCGTGGGCCATTCGGCAGGCGCACATCTTGCGCTTTGGGCCGCCTCGCGCACCCAGCTTGGTTCGCCGTGGGGCAATGCCACGACGATCAAGCCCCGCTCGGTCGTCGTGATCGACGGCCCCGGATCGCTCGCCCCCTTCGTGGGAATGGACGCAATGGTGTGCGGCAAACCGGTGATCGCGCCTTTCATGGGCGGAACGCCTGCTGATCAGCCGGAACGCTATCGGATTGCATCGCCGGCCGATCACCTTCCGCTTGGCATGCGCCAACTGATAGTAGAGGGCGAACTTGGACCGCTGATGAAAAGTTACGTGGCGGCGGCTAAGGCATCGGGTGACCCCACCGAAGAACTCGTCCCGGCTGGCGCCGACCATTTCGATATCATCGTCCCGAGCACGTCAAACGGCAGCAAAGTAGTAGACTTCATCGCCTCGCACGCATTCGCGAAATAGGCTGATACTGATAGGCGTTCCGGTCTCGCGCTAGACGACCGTTGGGTTGAGCCGAAGCTGGTGCGCGCCCTAAATCCAGCCATTCAATGCTGGCGGGCCTGACCCAAAACACTGCCGGTGATCATGTCCAGCCAACCAGCTGAAAGACCATCGTCACATAGTCCTGCGGGGGCACTTTTTCGACGGCAGTGAATTTGCGCGCAGCGGGCCTCCCCTCCGATTATTGAGCCTTCTCTATTTCTGGTGACAGACCCAGAGGATGCCGCGACGCGATAGCCTGCCGGACCCGCATGACATCCCGCACCAACAGATTTGGTTCTTGCAGGAACCGTGTCGGATTTACGCCAACAAAGCGTTTGAAATCGCGATTGAAGTGCGGTTGATCCGCATAGCCGCTGGTCCAGACCTCGCGCCTGTTGTCGATACCAGCCGCCAGCTCTGCCGCGACCCTGAGCATCCGGTGTTTGTTCGCGAGCAACCTCGGCGGCAGGCCACATGCCGCAGTCGTCATCCGCTGCGCTTGCCGCATGGATACACCGAGGGTTGCCGCGAGCGCGTCGATGTCGTGGACTTCGCCGTTTGCCCAAGCACCAATCAACGCGATGCGCGGGTCCGGATCGGCAGCGCGGTTCAGAACCTTTAGCAAAACCTCCTCGACCGCTGCTGCCAATATCCGGTCATCCGACGCGGGATCGCACTCTAGGGGATCAAGTGAAGAAGTGCCCCAGACCGCGGCCAGATCGAATACCTTTTCAACAACATCGCCGGCTGCCATAGGCAAAAGCGTCGCCCAGCCTTCAGGAAACAGACCGGTCCCGACCACCACGGTCTCGCCCGACGTCAACAACGAAATGGCGGCGGCCGAGGGGCCAAGCGCTGCGACATTCGGAATCGGCTGGTCGACGCCGTCGCGGCAGCGCCACGCGTAGTCGCCGGCCAGCCGCCATTGCACTTGCGGCAAGAGCGCTCCGGCTATCGCTTGGTTGTTTGGCCCGGACGCCCGAAATACGTAAATCCAATCGACTAACTGGGCGAGCGGTGGACTGACTGGCCACCATGTCATCGCTACACTCACGCATACCTCCCACAGCCGATAGCGCGGTAAAGATATTCGCCACGGCAAAGCAAGTGGAGGATTGGCAGCCTACCGGTCGAGCACCTTTGCCCCACTTTCGGTCGTTCGATGACGATCCGGCAATCTCCGAAATCAATCGGAAATCGTTCGTATTTGCTGGCGTTCGCGACGAGTGCTCCCTCGCCGATAGACACCGTCAGGCTGTTGATGATAGCGATCGCAATAGATGGCTTGGGGGAAAGCATGCCGTACCGTCGCGCTTGGCTGTTTATCGTTGCGCTGATTGCAGCAACCTTATTCGCCTTTTGGCGCAGCTATTTCGGGATATTTGCGCGCGCGCCTTCTGGTTTTCATATTCATGGGCTCACGGCTTCGCTGTGGATGCTTCTCCTTCTGGCGCAAAGTTGGACTGTAGATCGACGCCAGTTCGGCGCGCATCGTATCGTAGGGAAGGCCACTTTTGTCGCCATCCCATTGTTCGGCGCTGGTGCGATGGGCGTCATTTATTCGATGGCCGCCAGCACGGTCGGTGGCGACCCGTTCTACGCGTTGTGGGGCGCTCGTCTCGGCTTCCTAGATCTGCTCGCCTTTGGCGCGGTATTGTATGCGGCAGGCATGGCACTTCGGCACCGTCGTAACGTGCGCCTGCACGCTGGTTACATGCTATCGACCGCTCTGCCGCTGGTAAGTCCCGTATTAGGTAGAGTGATCAATCAGACTGTGCCCGGCCTGACCATACGTGGACCGCAAGACTTTCCGTTGTTTGGGCCAGGAGTGCAGCTGGCCAACCTTATCGCCGCCGGCTTCGCGTTATGGTTATGGCGCACCAATCAATCGGCGGGTCGTCCTTGGGCCGTCGCGCTCGGAGTAGTGGTTGTTCAGATTGTCAGCTTTGAGACGCTGGCGACCGGTAGCGCCTGGGGCAGACTGTTTGTGGCGATTGGCTCGCTACCACTTACCGTCTTCTTGGCATTCGGGCTCATCGCGGGCGCAACGACAGTGCTCATAGGTTGGAACGTCCACGCGGGGCGAAGAGTAGCACAGCCGGCGACGGCTTGAGCCGAGGTCTCGCGTTTATGCCGATGGGTAGCTTGTTGAGCGACCTATTAGCCAGTCCGAAATGCGCCCCAATTACGGACGCTCGAAAACGTACGAGCTCGCCCCGAAAGCGGTCGTCATTTTGGAACCTCAGCGAGCCAGCTAGCGCTGGACCGCTGATTTGTTCACCGGGAGCCAGCGAACTCAAAATCAAAAATGTCAGCTAGTCTGCAGTCTTTGACTTTTCTGATCGAATCGAGCCGCTTCCCTAAGCGCCGTCAACCGCCCGACAGCGTCGCCGCCATCGCGCGCAAGTCCCAGCGGATTTGTAACGGGACATTATCCCTAAGCCGCCATGCGCCAACGTGCACGTGCGGGCTACGCGCCATGCCATTGTTGCCGTCAAGGGCGATGACTTGTCCCGCGATAACTCGATCACCCTTTTTTACACGGAAATCGGTGAGATGCGCTAGGACGATCACAACGCCGTCGGCGGTCAGAATTTGAACCATCGCTGCAGGCGGCTTTCCCATGGTACCCGGAACGTTGCTGGTCGACTTTCCAAGTAAACCTACGACCTTACCACTCACCGGCGCGAGCACTTCCGCTCGCCAACCGTACCAGTCTTCATTAGTCCTTCCATCAGTACGATAAAGCTTGGTAAACCCATTTATCCCGTCGACGCCTCCGCCGATCATGCAGTCGGTCCCAAGCGCGTCGCCCGCATACTCCAGTTGTCCGAACCAATGGTCCATGCACATGAAGGGCTGTCGAAAGATCGGCCCTAAGGAAACCTGGTCGATCGCGCCGGTGACGGGGGCGGCTTTGGGCGGTAAAATAATCGGTTTTTCGGGTAGGGCCGGAGAAGGTGCAACCACTTGGGCGAGCAACAATAGAGGCATGAACATAAATAATCCTCGGAGTCAGATGAACAACTTACCGCTGTGCTAGAGGGGTTGGCAGACTAGAAGGAGTGTCTCGCGGACCTGCCCCAACTTATCTGTGTCTGAGCCTCAAGACGTCGAACACGACTTTTCAGAGCCCGCCACCACCACATCTGGGCGACGGTGAGGTCCAAGCCAGCATCGTCTCTATAAGATTGGCCGCAGAAGACCCGCGGCTAAACCGACGAGGGTCAGTAAAATGATGATAAACAACGCAAATAGCACTCGCTTATGTCGTTTGCGCAGATCGACGTCATAGGCGACCACATCGAGCCAGTAGCGACCGGCCTCTTCGCGAATGATGCCCTCGCGTTGCCATCGTGCAAAAACCCGACGTTGGATGTGCCGATTGAGTTGAATAGAAATTGCGCGTTCCGGTCGCACGGCATCTCGACTGAAAAACTCGTGCTGAATATCGCGCCGCGCCTTTGCAATTGCTGCGGCCGCTGCCGTGGCCATGATCTAGGTCCTCTCCTTTGAAACGCTGTTTAGGGCTCCTAAGCAGCCGCAGATAGCAGCTCGGTGCTGTAGCGGATGCGTAAATGGAGGAGCTGCAAACGAGCGACTTTTACGCTAGGTAGAGTAGTATGATCAATCTATCCTGCCTTGCGCGATCTTGCGCGTTTGTCGGCACGGGACGCTCGGTCATTTGATCCTGCGGCAGTGCGGATGTCCTACAAAACGCGCAAGATTCAACAAGGATGTTGCGCATCAGGACGATATGCTGGGCGCATGAAAACCGTCTCCCACGCGACTCTAGTCATTGCTGCTTTGGCTCTCGCGCTTCCGTGCTCGCCCGTCCACGCGCAGACGTTGCCGCGCCGCGCCGCGCTCGGCGCGAAACTCGGCCCTGCAACAGGCGGGGTCGCGATTCTCGAGGTGCTGCCGGGCGCAACCGCGCAGCAACTCGGCATCACTTCGGGCGACATAATCGTATCGATAGATGGCCAGCCAACTGACAATCCGCTCGCAGTGGTGCGCGCGATGGAGCCGCTGCGCGGCGGCGATCCCATCCGCATCGACTATCGGCGCGGCGACGCCAATCGAACCGCGAATGGCAAGGCTGCGTCTCGTCCGCTTGAAAGTTACCCCAACGCGACGGTTAAATACGGCGCCTATGCCTTTAAAGGCGGCGCCATCCGCGACATCCTGGTCATGCCCGCCGGGCGGCCCGATGCACCGGTCGTGTTCTTTTTGCAGGGCTATACCTGCGCAAGCATCGAGGCGGGTGATCCGTTCGGCCTGTACGGCGGACTGGCAAAGGGGTTCGCCGACGCTGGCATCGGATTTTACCGGGTCGAGAAGCCCGGCATGGGCGACAGTCGGGGTGGGGTGCGTTGTGAAGACATCGATTATGCAACCGAACTCGACGCGTATCGCACGGCGTACCATCATCTCGTCCAGGACCTCGGCGTCTCGCCCGATCGCATTTTCCTGTACGGCCATTCGCTAGGTGGCCTCCAGGCGCCAATGCTCGCGGCGGAAAATCCGCCCCGCGGGGTCGCCGTGTATGGCACCGTACTGAAAGACTGGGCCGCCTATTCGGACGATCTAGCGGTATTCCAGAACTTCCTGATCAATGGCGCCGATCCGGTGGACGAGGAAGCGAAATACGCTAAGCGAGCCGTAATTCTACGTCACTTCTACCTCGATCGCTGGTCCCCCGAGCGGATAGTGGCGGCCGATCCCGCCGCGGCGCAGGCACTGAGAGAGATGGTCGGGTGGGACGGCGGCAACCATGCGTTCGGCCGAAGCTATGTCTTTGCGCAGGACCTGCCCGGTCTGCCGCTGATCAAGGCATGGCGCGACGCGAAGAGCAACGTGCTGTCGCTTTATGGGGCCAGCGATGAGGTTGCGCTTTTCGACACCGACCAACGGATGATCGCCGAAGTCGTCAACTGGTATCGACCTGGAACGGCGCGGTTCATGTCGGTTCCCGATACAATGCATGCGATGGATCTGGTCGGCGATCGCGACGCGTTTCGCCGGCGCAACATGTCAGCCGGCGGGCTGAAGTTCGGTATGTTCAATCCGAAGGTGTTGGAGCCGATCGTCGCTTGGATCCGCGACAGCATGGCAAGTCCGCCGGTACGAACCCGAAGCTTCACCACGCCGGGCGAACGACCGACGCCTTGATTGCGGGTTTTAGCAAGGACGCTTGCGAGGACGTTCGATCGCGGTTGGCGCACAGCCATATTCGCGACGAAAGGCATGGGTGAATGCGCTCAACTCGGCATAACCCGCGTCGAGGGCTATTTCGGTAATCGCCAAGTTGGTAACGCGCAGACGCTGCGCTGCCCGTTCGAGCCGCAGCGTGCGGTGGTAGCGGGCCGGCGGCGCGCCATAGGCGGCGGCAAAATAACGCGTCAGGTGAAATCCGGACAGACCGGCCGAGCGCGCCAACTCGTCAAGCGGTACCACCCGGTCGATATTCCCGTGGAGAAGCGCCCGCGCGACTTCGAGCCGATGATAGATTTCTTGACGCGTCGAAGCTTTCTTCACGTCCAACGCGCCGATCGAACGTCCCGCACTGGACAGTACGTCCCCTAGCGACGCGCTTACCTGCGCCATCATCGTGGCTGGTAGCTGTGCATCGCCTCGCCCTCGATGCAAGCGTGCGGCATAGTCCGCGATCAGGCGGCCGAGCGAGTTAGAGTCGGTCGATTGCAGAATCGCGCGCGGCAAGACCAGATTCGGATCGAATCCATCATTGCCGCTCGACGGCAGATAGATGCACAAGCCCAGCGTCTGTTGATTTCGCCGCACGGTTGCGCGTGACGGCGGGCCGCGATCGACAAGCAGCATCTGGCCGGGCCGCACGACGTAAGGGCGGCCGTCGATCTCGTGAATTTCTTCGCCTTCGATGACCACCTTGATCGAGGGTGATAGCGACTGGACCGCGCTCTCGCCCGGCGGCAGTGCAGACACCACGAACTTGCCGGATGACGGACCAGCCGATCCGGCGCCATGGCGTCGCATCTGGACCATTTCGATCACGGCGCGCCGATCCTTCGCCGTCGCCGGAAAGCGCTTTGTACCTCAGATACGCACACAGGTCGAGCCCAATCGTTGGAAACCACAGTCAATTTCGTTCCCTGTCTGGCG
It contains:
- a CDS encoding helix-turn-helix domain-containing protein, with amino-acid sequence MSVAMTWWPVSPPLAQLVDWIYVFRASGPNNQAIAGALLPQVQWRLAGDYAWRCRDGVDQPIPNVAALGPSAAAISLLTSGETVVVGTGLFPEGWATLLPMAAGDVVEKVFDLAAVWGTSSLDPLECDPASDDRILAAAVEEVLLKVLNRAADPDPRIALIGAWANGEVHDIDALAATLGVSMRQAQRMTTAACGLPPRLLANKHRMLRVAAELAAGIDNRREVWTSGYADQPHFNRDFKRFVGVNPTRFLQEPNLLVRDVMRVRQAIASRHPLGLSPEIEKAQ
- a CDS encoding alpha/beta fold hydrolase, whose amino-acid sequence is MSYKTRKIQQGCCASGRYAGRMKTVSHATLVIAALALALPCSPVHAQTLPRRAALGAKLGPATGGVAILEVLPGATAQQLGITSGDIIVSIDGQPTDNPLAVVRAMEPLRGGDPIRIDYRRGDANRTANGKAASRPLESYPNATVKYGAYAFKGGAIRDILVMPAGRPDAPVVFFLQGYTCASIEAGDPFGLYGGLAKGFADAGIGFYRVEKPGMGDSRGGVRCEDIDYATELDAYRTAYHHLVQDLGVSPDRIFLYGHSLGGLQAPMLAAENPPRGVAVYGTVLKDWAAYSDDLAVFQNFLINGADPVDEEAKYAKRAVILRHFYLDRWSPERIVAADPAAAQALREMVGWDGGNHAFGRSYVFAQDLPGLPLIKAWRDAKSNVLSLYGASDEVALFDTDQRMIAEVVNWYRPGTARFMSVPDTMHAMDLVGDRDAFRRRNMSAGGLKFGMFNPKVLEPIVAWIRDSMASPPVRTRSFTTPGERPTP
- a CDS encoding helix-turn-helix domain-containing protein; amino-acid sequence: MVQMRRHGAGSAGPSSGKFVVSALPPGESAVQSLSPSIKVVIEGEEIHEIDGRPYVVRPGQMLLVDRGPPSRATVRRNQQTLGLCIYLPSSGNDGFDPNLVLPRAILQSTDSNSLGRLIADYAARLHRGRGDAQLPATMMAQVSASLGDVLSSAGRSIGALDVKKASTRQEIYHRLEVARALLHGNIDRVVPLDELARSAGLSGFHLTRYFAAAYGAPPARYHRTLRLERAAQRLRVTNLAITEIALDAGYAELSAFTHAFRREYGCAPTAIERPRKRPC
- a CDS encoding M13 family metallopeptidase, which codes for MFGRFGIDTTANDPTIAPGDDFPSYVNGKWYATATIPADRSWYSESLRINDDTMLRVRAIDEAAGSSPKSDSERKVGDYYASYLDEAAIEAKGKSPLSPELALVAAVNNPRELAATMARLERSMAPATFGQPQSAFPIAPGVGPDLKDPSRHISGFDQGGLGLPDKSYYTSTDPDIVKMRSAYRDYAIAMFHLAGWTDDPARVDRVITLEGRIAASQWDRAATRDVAKTYNLMTLPQLEAAAPGFDWATYLKEAKLGGRSNYVVSEPSAMAGFAKLVPNTPIETWRDYLALRVIGNAAPMLSKAFVDADFAYHGKALSGTPQLRARWKRAVAFTNVALGDAVGKVYAAQYFPASSKAAMLTMVDQLRTAMAARIDRLDWMAPQTKLRAEKKLANLLIQVGYPDHWREYSGFTVVRGDAYGNYVRAAQFEYDRWIGKLDKPVDRGEWSITATPQTVNAFNAGAQVKLIFPAAFLAPPHFDPNADPAVNYGSIGAVIGHEITHSFDDQGAKLDENGRLSDWWTPADVKAFEAATGKLAAEFDAYVPAPGMHINGRLTLGETTADLGGLLVALDAYHASLGGKPAPILGGLTGDQRFFMSFAQTWRELQRPEDLRDQVTNDPHPPGRYRAMTVRNVDAWYAAFGIKSGKMALAPADRVKIW
- a CDS encoding alpha/beta hydrolase, yielding MKLLAAAVASLPLPTATVQYGDDALRSGTVRLPASKGPFPVAVLIHGGCWTRGYATRKSFEPLADALAKRGIAVWNIEYSQIGDPGAGWPGTFQDVAKAIDYLPVLAKKYSFDLKRITFVGHSAGAHLALWAASRTQLGSPWGNATTIKPRSVVVIDGPGSLAPFVGMDAMVCGKPVIAPFMGGTPADQPERYRIASPADHLPLGMRQLIVEGELGPLMKSYVAAAKASGDPTEELVPAGADHFDIIVPSTSNGSKVVDFIASHAFAK
- a CDS encoding M23 family metallopeptidase; protein product: MFMPLLLLAQVVAPSPALPEKPIILPPKAAPVTGAIDQVSLGPIFRQPFMCMDHWFGQLEYAGDALGTDCMIGGGVDGINGFTKLYRTDGRTNEDWYGWRAEVLAPVSGKVVGLLGKSTSNVPGTMGKPPAAMVQILTADGVVIVLAHLTDFRVKKGDRVIAGQVIALDGNNGMARSPHVHVGAWRLRDNVPLQIRWDLRAMAATLSGG